A region from the Sander vitreus isolate 19-12246 chromosome 1, sanVit1, whole genome shotgun sequence genome encodes:
- the rassf10b gene encoding ras association domain-containing protein 10 codes for MMESEESKISVWVCREEKLVFGLSKRTTCADVVQVLLEDQNSQHGLSTASCSQSYCIVEKWRGFERILPKKTKILRLWVAWGEEQGNVKFVLVKSEASLANHGARSAEARVVLSKHSPCVTKGTARSPTDGIPPEKQRRVVRKAFRKLEKINQKRAQRDASSAEKMETLVHLVISQDHTIRQQIQRITDLDADIERCEAKVHFDRIKRHGVNYVQDTYLVDAASSREGDKVCSAETLAKFEEYVRQCEEVVRLQEELWEQEALIDIFTVQMQEELNHRWMQRRNEELHSRVTEPGEGVPSLPSTEADTASENGLLLEEERIRTQLDASLYIGLRLNTDLEAIRSDLELTQKICGAREKEMRDLLEKVNTLDIEEGTVREERCSQGADDKIGMTSTLERKSEWVEQARGLSKAHSVNDDDSDTGLSSLHSQDSGSHTVWESLV; via the coding sequence ATGATGGAGTCGGAAGAGAGTAAGATATCAGTGTGGGTCTGCCGAGAGGAGAAGCTCGTCTTCGGCTTGTCAAAGCGCACAACCTGCGCTGATGTTGTCCAAGTACTTCTGGAGGACCAGAACTCACAGCACGGCCTCTCCACAGCTTCATGCTCGCAGTCGTACTGCATCGTGGAGAAATGGAGAGGCTTCGAGAGGATCTTACCGAAGAAAACCAAGATTTTACGGCTTTGGGTCGCGTGGGGAGAGGAGCAGGGGAATGTAAAGTTTGTGTTGGTGAAAAGTGAGGCGTCTTTGGCGAACCACGGAGCCCGGAGCGCAGAGGCGCGTGTCGTGCTCAGCAAACACAGCCCCTGTGTTACCAAGGGGACCGCACGGTCTCCCACGGATGGCATCCCACCTGAAAAACAGCGTCGGGTCGTCAGGAAAGCGTTCAGAAAGTTGGAGAAGATTAATCAGAAGAGGGCGCAGAGAGACGCGTCCTCTGCGGAAAAGATGGAAACTTTGGTCCATCTTGTGATTTCTCAGGATCATACAATCCGCCAGCAGATCCAGAGGATTACAGATCTGGACGCAGACATCGAAAGATGTGAGGCAAAAGTGCATTTTgacagaataaaaagacacggGGTTAATTATGTGCAGGACACGTATTTAGTGGATGCTGCTTCCAGCCGAGAGGGAGACAAAGTGTGTTCAGCTGAGACTCTTGCCAAGTTTGAAGAGTATGTCCGGCAGTGTGAGGAGGTGGTTCGACTACAAGAGGAGCTCTGGGAGCAGGAAGCCCTTATAGACATTTTCACGGTGCAGATGCAGGAGGAGCTGAACCACCGCTGGATGCAGCGGAGAAACGAGGAGCTGCACAGCAGAGTAACAGAGCCGGGCGAGGGCGTACCATCCCTCCCCAGCACCGAGgcagacacagcgtcagaaaaCGGGCTGCTTTTGGAAGAAGAGAGGATCAGAACACAGCTAGATGCGAGTTTATACATCGGTCTCCGCCTCAACACGGATTTAGAAGCTATTAGGAGCGATTTAGAGTTGACCCAGAAGATTTGCGGGGCGAGGGAGAAGGAGATGAGGGATTTACTAGAGAAAGTGAACACTTTGGACATAGAGGAAGGGACAGTCCGCGAGGAGAGATGTAGCCAAGGGGCAGATGACAAAATAGGGATGACGAGCACTTTGGAGAGGAAAAGCGAGTGGGTGGAGCAGGCCAGGGGCCTGTCCAAAGCTCACAGTGTGAACGATGACGACTCAGACACTGGCTTAAGTTCTCTGCACAGTCAGGACTCCGGCAGCCACACTGTGTGGGAGTCATTGGTTTAG